A genomic stretch from Leptodactylus fuscus isolate aLepFus1 chromosome 10, aLepFus1.hap2, whole genome shotgun sequence includes:
- the PWWP2B gene encoding PWWP domain-containing protein 2B: MEAEDGQELRVGSLVPVLLEQIVNDTLVVTLSCGERSYTGVLLDCSKKSGLFCVPPASVPKDDDPPCNSSCNSILGDANFSHPVSETPTQDTGLPVTSITDQVPPILPPPGTAPPYPPYFEGAPFPPPLWLRHSYNQWVPQPPPRNIKRTKRRMSRNRDPGRLIMSTIRLRPRQVLCEKCKNTLNTEETPKEKQNLRSSRRLHGEEKERQKVESDPEEKKIGKERREENSASRDFVHKSPTKDLVHRSPVIKISYSTPQGKGEVVKIPSRVHGSVEPFCPNKTQENGSGDHEMSKDADSCQTPKRLMDRSTNSQVASIPKLKLTKPLHSNVDVPPPKIRLKPQRISDGQSVSIYKSELIDEINVLQSSRESETDSSAFYMDDAAERSYHDVSLGSSGEDDDFKGFPHTQEGHNLNLLGSYRKRKADSSSASLCSNDSLEESKSSCLELNRMDFCDLIPGDDISVSSSKDEPKTVPPLTVRLHSKSVSNCITVEGKTISVGDIVWGKVHGFPWWPARILSINVNQKENGDPSWQEATVSWFGSPTTSSLSVSKLSSFSEFFKLRFNRKKKGVYRKAIAEAAKAMNQLTPEIRELLMQCET; the protein is encoded by the exons ATGGAGGCCGAGGACGGGCAGGAGCTGCGGGTCGGCTCCCTGGTACCGGTCCTGCTGGAGCAGATAGTGAATGACACTCTGGTGGTGACTCTGAGCTGCGGGGAGAGGAGCTATACTGGCGTCCTGCTGGACTGCAGCAAGAA GTCTGGTTTGTTCTGTGTGCCACCAGCTTCAGTTCCAAAAGACGATGACCCACCGTGCAATAGTTCCTGTAACAGTATTCTTGGAGATGCCAATTTTTCACACCCTGTATCTGAAACGCCTACTCAAGACACTGGTCTCCCTGTAACAAGTATCACTGATCAAGTTCCTCCGATCCTTCCGCCTCCTGGGACCGCGCCACCTTATCCTCCGTACTTTGAAGGTGCTCCTTTCCCCCCTCCTCTATGGCTGAGGCACTCTTATAATCAGTGGGTACCTCAGCCCCCTCCTCGCAATATCAAAAGGACAAAAAGGCGAATGTCAAGAAACAGAGACCCCGGTCGGCTCATAATGAGTACGATAAGACTACGGCCTAGGCAGGTCCTTTGTGAGAAATGCAAAAATACATTAAATACAGAGGAGACTCCTAAAGAGAAACAAAACCTTCGAAGTAGTAGGAGGCTTCACGGTGAGGAGAAAGAACGTCAAAAGGTGGAATCGGATCCTGAGGAGAAGAAGATCgggaaggagaggagggaggaaaacagtgcctctagaGACTTTGTACATAAAAGTCCTACTAAAGACTTGGTGCATAGGAGTCCGGTCATTAAGATCTCTTATAGCACGCCGCAAGGTAAAGGGGAGGTAGTGAAGATTCCTTCACGTGTACACGGCTCCGTTGAGCCTTTTTGTCCAAATAAAACTCAAGAAAATGGAAGTGGGGACCATGAGATGTCGAAGGATGCAGACAGTTGTCAAACACCGAAACGTTTGATGGACAGATCGACGAATAGTCAGGTGGCTTCCATTCCAAAGTTAAAGCTAACTAAGCCTTTGCATTCCAATGTAGATGTTCCCCCTCCCAAAATCAGACTAAAGCCCCAAAGGATTAGCGATGGACAGAGTGTTTCGATCTATAAATCTGAGCTAATAGATGAGATAAATGTGCTTCAGAGCAGCAGGGAATCGGAGACAGATTCCTCTGCTTTTTATATGGACGATGCTGCCGAAAGAAGCTACCATGATGTCTCCTTGGGAAGCTCAGGAGAAGATGATGACTTTAAAGGATTTCCGCACACCCAAGAGGGACACAACTTAAATCTCCTGGGCAGTTACCGCAAAAGAAAAGCCGATTCTTCTAGTGCGTCCTTGTGCAGTAACGATAGTTTGGAAGAGTCCAAATCTTCTTGCTTGGAGTTGAACAGGATGGATTTTTGTGATCTTATCCCCGGTGATGATATTTCAGTGTCCTCTTCTAAAGACGAACCAAAAACTGTGCCACCGCTTACGGTTAGACTGCATTCTAAGAGCGTCTCGAATTGCATCACTGTAGAAGGAAAGACTATTTCAGTGGGGGATATAGTGTGGGGGAAAGTCCATGGTTTTCCATGGTGGCCCGCACGTATTCTAAGTATTAATGTGAACCAAAAGGAAAATGGCGATCCTTCTTGGCAAGAGGCTACAGTCTCGTGGTTTGGTTCTCCAACCACCTCTAGTTTATCTGTTTCAAAACTTTCTTCTTTCTCGGAATTTTTCAAACTGAGGTTCAATCGGAAGAAGAAAGGGGTCTACCGGAAAGCTATTGCAGAAGCTGCCAAGGCTATGAATCAACTGACTCCAGAAATTAGGGAACTTTTAATGCAGTGTGAAACGTAA